From a region of the Candidatus Neomarinimicrobiota bacterium genome:
- a CDS encoding S9 family peptidase: protein MSDTIDDFHGTPVPDPYDWMGDSEDAEVIAWVDAENAITRDFIDSSPAKLKLKARYSELFNYTKFGVPQKVGGRYFYSKNDGLQNQAVIYFRETLNGETKIVLDPNKLSEDGTAALSSEHYSPNGKYLAYGVSRSGSDWQEISIRKIDEGVDFDEVLKYSKFTGIAWNSNNDGFYYNRFPDPATVEPGQESYNSKVYYHKLGTSQNNDELIYERPDKPEYGFNPFSTDDGKYLMLWVWHGSASNNRIYYREMDSDGDFIKLFDKADAEYNPINSVGNTLYIQTNKDAPKSKIIAVDLNNPEPENWKTLIPEEADVINFSVLVDNKFVVSYMRDAHALLKIFDIEGNYLKNLELPTAGSVKIINAKQFDSELFLSFESFLFPKTIYRYDFSNESFEEFLEPEVNFNQDEYLTKQVFVKSKDGTLIPLFLTHKKGLVKNGNNPTLLYAYGGFNVNKTPVFSTSKILWLENGGVYAYAVLRGGGEYGEEWHKAGMLEKKQNVFDDFIAVGRWLISDGYTNSSRLAIQGGSNGGLLVAAVMLQEPTLFGAVVCQVPVADMLRYQMWTVGRYWTGEYGNAVENPEHFKFLYEYSPLHNVKKGTVYPPIIVTTADTDDRVVPTHSKKFVATLQAAADEGGNPILIRIEKKAGHGAGKPTSKIIDEQSDIYGFLFKVFGME, encoded by the coding sequence GCCCCGCTAAACTGAAACTTAAAGCAAGATATTCAGAGCTTTTTAATTATACAAAATTTGGAGTTCCCCAAAAGGTAGGCGGCAGATATTTCTACTCTAAAAATGACGGACTCCAGAATCAGGCTGTAATATATTTTCGAGAGACTTTAAATGGTGAAACTAAAATTGTGCTTGACCCGAACAAGCTAAGTGAGGACGGGACAGCGGCGCTGTCATCTGAGCATTACAGTCCAAACGGAAAGTATCTTGCATACGGAGTATCAAGAAGCGGTAGTGACTGGCAGGAAATTTCAATAAGGAAAATCGACGAAGGAGTAGATTTTGACGAAGTACTGAAATACTCTAAATTTACCGGAATAGCCTGGAATTCCAACAACGACGGATTTTATTATAATAGATTTCCTGACCCCGCCACTGTAGAACCGGGGCAAGAGAGCTATAACTCCAAAGTATATTATCACAAATTAGGAACTTCACAAAACAATGATGAATTGATTTACGAACGGCCTGATAAGCCTGAATATGGATTTAACCCATTTAGCACGGATGACGGAAAGTATCTTATGCTATGGGTATGGCACGGTTCGGCAAGCAATAATCGTATCTATTACCGGGAGATGGACTCGGATGGCGACTTTATAAAATTGTTCGATAAAGCAGATGCAGAGTATAATCCGATAAACAGTGTTGGCAATACGCTCTATATTCAGACGAACAAAGATGCGCCTAAAAGTAAAATTATTGCTGTCGATTTAAATAATCCCGAGCCGGAAAACTGGAAAACACTGATTCCTGAAGAGGCGGATGTGATAAATTTCTCAGTTTTAGTGGACAATAAATTTGTTGTTTCATATATGCGCGACGCTCATGCACTTTTGAAGATTTTTGACATCGAAGGAAACTATCTTAAAAATCTGGAGCTGCCTACGGCGGGAAGCGTTAAAATCATCAACGCAAAACAATTTGACAGCGAACTGTTCCTTTCGTTCGAATCATTTCTTTTTCCGAAAACAATATACAGATATGATTTTTCAAATGAGTCGTTCGAAGAATTTTTAGAACCTGAAGTCAACTTTAATCAGGACGAGTATTTAACGAAGCAGGTATTCGTTAAATCAAAAGATGGAACGCTTATACCCCTGTTTCTGACGCATAAAAAAGGATTGGTTAAAAATGGGAACAACCCGACTCTGTTGTATGCGTATGGAGGTTTCAACGTAAATAAAACTCCGGTTTTCAGTACATCAAAAATCTTATGGTTGGAGAATGGTGGTGTATATGCTTATGCGGTATTGCGTGGCGGAGGCGAATACGGAGAGGAATGGCATAAAGCCGGAATGCTGGAGAAAAAACAAAACGTATTTGACGATTTTATCGCCGTGGGAAGATGGCTGATCAGCGATGGTTATACTAACTCATCCAGGCTGGCGATTCAGGGCGGAAGTAACGGCGGTCTGCTTGTGGCAGCGGTTATGCTTCAAGAACCGACGCTGTTCGGAGCTGTTGTCTGTCAGGTACCTGTGGCGGATATGCTTCGCTATCAAATGTGGACTGTAGGGCGATATTGGACGGGAGAATATGGCAACGCTGTGGAAAACCCCGAGCATTTTAAATTTCTTTATGAGTATTCGCCATTGCATAATGTAAAGAAAGGTACGGTCTATCCTCCGATAATTGTTACTACAGCCGATACGGACGACAGAGTCGTACCGACACATTCCAAGAAATTTGTTGCCACATTGCAAGCAGCAGCGGATGAGGGCGGCAATCCCATTCTCATAAGGATAGAGAAAAAGGCAGGTCATGGAGCCGGCAAACCCACCTCAAAAATTATTGATGAGCAGTCTGATATTTACGGATTTCTTTTTAAAGTGTTCGGGATG